A genomic segment from Corylus avellana chromosome ca5, CavTom2PMs-1.0 encodes:
- the LOC132183363 gene encoding cellulose synthase-like protein H1 — MATSTTLPLYERIQRKNTVQRIFDVIIFFLLLSLLVYRLLFLNDHGLTWLLAFLCESSFTIAWVLIINTKWNPVEYKTYPDHLLQRTIELRSVDMFVTTADPVLEPPIITINTVLSLLAVDYPPHKLACYVSDDACSLLTFYSLVEASKFAKLWVPFCKKYDIQVRAPFRYFSNDTLSSSDISWEFRQEWMRIKDEYEQLGQKIQLAAQNSVACTGEFAEFANVERENHPSIIKVILENKEDLPDRVPHLVYMSREKQHTHLHNYKAGAMNVLTRVSGLITNAPYMLNVDCDMFVNNPKVVLHAMCLLLDPNSETEIAFAQFPQVLYDRLKDDPYGNQMVVFFEYMVRGILGIQGVFYNGTGCFHRRKIIYGLSPDNVDSVDDKLAEEILSKFGSSKKLIESAAHALEGKTNLAYNLKDSIIEEAHRVTSCEYEYGTSWGTKLGMRYGSMTEDVLTGLSIQRRGWRSVYCTPDPPAFLGCGSGGGSSAMTQQKRWATGLLEILLSKNCPIFATLFGKLQLRQCLVYLWMFLWGLRSIPELCYATLPAYCIITNSFFLPKVQEPAFYVLVAVFVIYNLYTLSEYLRTGQSIRAWWNNQRMARIISMNACFFGFLSVMFKLLGISETVFEVTKKDQSSDVANDDNAGRFTFDESPIFVPGTTILLLHLTALIAIFFKLQPPAHDGHGSGLGEVLCSVWLVLCFWPFLKGLFGKGKHGIPMSTIFKSVALTLLFLHLCRKTTIR; from the exons atgGCCACTTCGACCACTCTTCCTTTATATGAAAGAATCCAGCGCAAAAACACCGTACAAAGAATCTTTGATGTCATAatcttcttccttctcctttCTCTCCTTGTTTATCGCCTTCTCTTCCTCAACGACCATGGCCTCACTTGGCTGCTTGCCTTCCTATGCGAGTCATCCTTCACCATCGCTTGGGTTCTCATCATCAACACCAAATGGAATCCCGTCGAATACAAAACGTACCCGGACCACCTCTTACAACG GACAATCGAGCTTCGGTCGGTGGATATGTTTGTGACAACTGCTGACCCTGTTCTTGAACCTCCTATCATCACCATAAATACTGTGCTCTCTTTGTTGGCAGTTGATTATCCACCTCACAAGCTTGCTTGCTATGTTTCCGATGATGCTTGTTCTCTTCTCACTTTTTACTCTCTTGTCGAGGCTTCAAAGTTTGCCAAGCTTTGGGTTCCATTTTGTAAGAAGTACGATATTCAAGTTAGGGCTCCTTTTAGATACTTTTCCAATGACACCCTATCATCCAGTGATATCTCTTGGGAATTCCGACAAGAATGGATGAGGatcaag GATGAGTACGAGCAACTTGGACAGAAAATTCAGCTTGCAGCCCAAAACTCAGTGGCGTGTACGGGGGAATTTGCAGAATTTGCAAATGTAGAACGTGAGAATCATCCAAGTATTATCAAG GTTATATTGGAGAACAAGGAGGATCTTCCAGATAGGGTGCCACATTTGGTTTATATGTCTAGGGAGAAGCAGCATACGCATCTACATAATTACAAAGCGGGTGCCATGAATGTCCTG ACGAGAGTCTCTGGATTGATAACAAATGCTCCCTATATGCTTAACGTAGACTGTGATATGTTTGTCAACAACCCAAAAGTTGTTCTTCATGCAATGTGCCTACTACTAGATCCCAATAGTGAAACGGAAATTGCGTTTGCTCAATTCCCACAAGTGCTCTATGATAGATTAAAGGATGATCCCTACGGCAATCAGATGGTGGTTTTCTTCGAA TATATGGTACGTGGAATACTAGGAATTCAAGGAGTGTTTTACAACGGAACAGGTTGTTTCCACAGAcggaaaattatatatggtcTATCCCCAGATAATGTAGATTCGGTTGATG ACAAATTGGCTGAGGAAATCCTTTCAAAATTTGGGAGTTCAAAGAAGTTGATCGAATCGGCTGCTCATGCTTTGGAAGGGAAGACAAATCTGGCTTACAATCTTAAGGACTCTATTATTGAAGAAGCACACAGAGTCACTAGTTGCGAGTACGAATATGGTACTAGCTGGGGTACAAAG TTGGGTATGAGATATGGATCGATGACAGAAGATGTCTTAACTGGACTATCAATCCAGAGAAGGGGTTGGAGGTCAGTCTATTGCACACCTGACCCTCCAGCCTTTTTAGGGTGTGGTTCCGGTGGTGGTTCTTCCGCAATGACCCAACAGAAGAGGTGGGCCACGGGCTTGCTTGAAATTCTATTAAGCAAAAATTGTCCCATATTTGCCACCCTCTTCGGGAAGCTCCAACTTAGGCAGTGCTTGGTCTATTTGTGGATGTTCTTGTGGGGGCTACGCAGCATTCCTGAGTTATGCTATGCTACTCTTCCAGCGTATTGTATCATCACCAACTCTTTCTTCTTGCCAAAG GTCCAAGAACCAGCATTCTATGTACTAGTTGCTGTCTTTGTCATTTACAACCTATACACTTTATCCGAGTACCTACGAACTGGCCAGTCAATCCGAGCTTGGTGGAATAACCAAAGAATGGCAAGAATTATCAGCATGAATGCATGTTTTTTCGGATTTTTGAGTGTCATGTTCAAGCTTTTAGGAATATCAGAGACAGTCTTTGAGGTGACAAAAAAAGACCAATCTAGTGATGTTGCAAATGATGATAATGCTGGCAGGTTCACCTTCGACGAGTCCCCAATTTTTGTGCCTGGCACAACCATTTTGCTGCTACACTTGACTGCACTCATTGCCATCTTCTTCAAGTTGCAACCACCGGCTCATGATGGGCATGGGTCAGGGTTAGGAGAGGTGTTGTGTAGTGTGTGGTTGGTGCTATGCTTCTGGCCATTTTTGAAAGGGCTGTTTGGGAAAGGGAAGCATGGAATTCCCATGTCCACCATATTCAAGTCAGTTGCTTTGACATTACTTTTTCTGCACTTGTGTAGAAAGACCACTATCCGTTGA